In a single window of the Helicobacter sp. MIT 99-5507 genome:
- the nadC gene encoding carboxylating nicotinate-nucleotide diphosphorylase gives MSELEFIKNALNEDIGRGDLFSKICDDKIVKANVLAKDDGVFSGKKYISILLSLVGLESRFYFNDGEEFNKYDILLEISGSYLWILKIERTLLNILQHSSGIATNVKSYTRILQENSFNTILLDTRKTRPNLREFEKYSVLNGGARNHRLGLDDCLMLKDTNLSHISNLADFIREARVKIPWTSKIEIECDCINMAKEAMECGVDIIMCDNMKPNDIIEVVSHRNKYYPHILLEASGNISKENILDYAKTKVDAISIGSLIHHATWIDLSLKMA, from the coding sequence ATGAGTGAATTAGAATTTATTAAAAATGCGCTAAATGAAGATATAGGTAGAGGAGATTTATTTTCTAAAATATGTGATGATAAGATAGTAAAAGCAAATGTCCTTGCAAAAGATGATGGTGTATTTTCTGGAAAAAAATATATATCTATTTTGCTTAGTCTTGTAGGCTTAGAATCTAGATTTTATTTTAATGATGGAGAAGAATTTAATAAATATGATATTTTGCTAGAAATAAGTGGCTCATATCTTTGGATATTAAAAATTGAGCGGACATTGTTAAATATTTTGCAACATAGCTCAGGTATTGCTACAAATGTAAAGTCATATACAAGAATCTTGCAAGAAAATTCATTTAATACTATTCTTTTGGATACTAGAAAAACTAGACCAAATTTAAGAGAATTTGAAAAATATTCTGTTTTAAATGGTGGTGCTAGAAATCATCGCTTAGGATTAGATGATTGTTTGATGTTAAAAGATACAAATTTATCTCATATTTCAAATTTGGCTGATTTTATAAGAGAAGCTAGGGTTAAGATTCCATGGACTTCAAAAATAGAGATTGAATGCGATTGTATAAATATGGCAAAAGAGGCAATGGAGTGTGGTGTTGATATTATTATGTGTGATAATATGAAGCCAAATGATATTATTGAAGTTGTAAGCCATAGAAATAAATATTATCCACATATTTTGCTTGAGGCAAGTGGAAATATATCAAAAGAAAATATTTTAGATTATGCAAAAACTAAAGTTGATGCAATAAGTATTGGTTCTTTAATCCATCATGCAACTTGGATTGATTTGTCTTTGAAAATGGCATAA